The proteins below come from a single Branchiostoma floridae strain S238N-H82 chromosome 5, Bfl_VNyyK, whole genome shotgun sequence genomic window:
- the LOC118415112 gene encoding uncharacterized protein LOC118415112 produces the protein MSSGDDANMTFAIIDDVAMTKGPYENMTYSESTGQGQTEIEVVLLFFILMFVIVMASVGVSSACNKLARHLDDRKRRARILPQDTEDSYFDSAEGAEDRRHLEEEDTGSDMDMYKNDNVYIVTRSSPTDGKRQTVIDVVPLSSPGSSCGNSVYGNAKVFSRTSLNPDILLHSSSC, from the coding sequence ATGTCCTCTGGCGATGACGCAAACATGACGTTTGCTATCATTGATGACGTGGCCATGACCAAGGGTCCTTACGAAAACATGACCTACTCGGAGAGTACCGGGCAAGGTCAGACTGAGATCGAAGTTGTTCTGCTGTTCTTTATCTTGATGTTTGTGATCGTGATGGCCAGTGTGGGAGTCAGCAGTGCCTGTAACAAACTCGCACGTCACTTGGATGACAGGAAAAGGCGGGCTAGGATCCTGCCTCAAGACACAGAAGACTCTTACTTCGACTCTGCGGAAGGCGCAGAGGACAGGAGACACCTGGAGGAGGAAGACACGGGGTCAGATATGGACATGTACAAGAATGATAACGTCTATATCGTGACGAGGTCGTCTCCGACTGATGGGAAGAGACAGACAGTGATAGACGTGGTGCCTTTGTCCTCTCCAGGGTCATCTTGTGGAAACTCTGTGTACGGCAACGCCAAGGTGTTCTCACGGACTTCCCTCAATCCAGATATTTTACTTCATTCTAGTTCCTGTTAA
- the LOC118415791 gene encoding tubulin alpha-8 chain-like isoform X2, which translates to MRECISIHVGQAGVQIGNACWELYCLEHGIQKDGTMEADHKTPNFSGDDSFSTFFSETDSGKHVPRAVFVDLEPTVIDETRTGQYRALFHPEQLISGKEDAANNYARGHYTIGKEIVDVVVERIRKLADQCTGLQGFLVFHSFGGGTGSGFTSLLMERLSVDYGKKSKLEFAVYPAPQVSTAVVEPYNSILTTHTTLEHSDCAFMVDNEAIYDICRRNLDIERPTYVNLNRLIGQIVSSITASLRFDGALNVDLTEFQTNLVPYPRIHFPLVTYAPIISAEKAYHETLSVSDITNACFEPTNQMVKCDPRHGKYMACCMLYRGDVVPKDVNAAIATIKTKRTIQFVDWCPTGFKVGINYQPPTAVPGGDLAKVPRAVCMLSNTTAIAEAWARLDHKFDLMYAKRAFVHWYVGEGMEEGEFSEAREDLAALEKDYEEVATDSMDGEGEEDLDEEY; encoded by the exons ATG cgtGAGTGTATCTCCATCCACGTGGGACAGGCCGGCGTGCAGATCGGCAATGCATGCTGGGAGCTGTACTGTCTGGAACATGGTATCCAGAAGGACGGGACCATGGAGGCGGACCACAAGACGCCCAACTTCAGCGGGGACGACTCCTTCAGCACCTTCTTCAGCGAGACCGACTCCGGCAAGCACGTGCCCAGGGCGGTCTTCGTTGATCTTGAACCCACGGTTATAG ACGAGACCCGGACGGGGCAGTACCGTGCACTCTTCCACCCCGAGCAGCTCATCTCCGGTAAGGAGGACGCGGCGAACAACTACGCGCGCGGCCATTACACCATCGGCAAGGAGATCGTGGACGTGGTGGTGGAGCGGATTCGTAAACTG GCGGATCAGTGCACGGGCCTGCAGGGGTTCCTGGTGTTCCACAGCTTCGGCGGCGGGACCGGGTCAGGGTTCACCTCGCTGCTAATGGAGCGTCTGTCCGTGGACTACGGCAAGAAATCCAAGCTGGAGTTCGCCGTCTATCCCGCGCCCCAG GTGTCCACGGCTGTGGTCGAGCCCTACAACTCCATCCTGACCACCCACACCACCTTGGAGCACTCCGACTGCGCCTTCATGGTCGACAACGAGGCTATCTACGACATCTGCCGCCGAAATCTCGACATCGAGCGGCCGACCTACGTCAACCTGAACCGTCTGATCGGTCAGATCGTGTCGTCCATCACCGCCTCCTTGCGGTTTGACGGCGCACTGAACGTGGACCTGACGGAGTTCCAGACCAACCTGGTGCCGTACCCGCGCATCCACTTCCCGCTAGTGACGTACGCGCCCATCATCTCCGCAGAGAAGGCGTACCACGAGACGCTCAGCGTGTCCGACATCACCAACGCCTGCTTCGAGCCCACCAATCAGATG GTGAAATGTGACCCCCGCCACGGGAAGTACATGGCGTGCTGCATGCTGTACCGTGGGGACGTGGTGCCCAAGGACGTCAACGCCGCAATCGCAACCATCAAGACCAAGCGGACTATCCAG TTTGTAGACTGGTGCCCGACCGGTTTCAAGGTCGGCATCAACTACCAGCCTCCGACGGCCGTGCCTGGCGGAGACCTGGCCAAGGTGCCGCGGGCCGTCTGTATGCTGAGTAACACTACCGCCATCGCAGAGGCCTGGGCCAGGCTAGACCACAAGTTTGACCTGATGTACGCCAAGCGTGCCTTCGTACACTG GTATGTTGGTGAGGGTATGGAGGAGGGAGAGTTCTCCGAGGCTCGGGAGGACCTGGCAGCTCTGGAGAAGGATTACGAGGAGGTGGCGACAGACTCCATGGATGGGGAGGGCGAGGAGGATCTGGACGAGGAGTATTAG
- the LOC118415791 gene encoding tubulin alpha-8 chain-like isoform X1 — protein sequence MSRGKIGKIGPASQRECISIHVGQAGVQIGNACWELYCLEHGIQKDGTMEADHKTPNFSGDDSFSTFFSETDSGKHVPRAVFVDLEPTVIDETRTGQYRALFHPEQLISGKEDAANNYARGHYTIGKEIVDVVVERIRKLADQCTGLQGFLVFHSFGGGTGSGFTSLLMERLSVDYGKKSKLEFAVYPAPQVSTAVVEPYNSILTTHTTLEHSDCAFMVDNEAIYDICRRNLDIERPTYVNLNRLIGQIVSSITASLRFDGALNVDLTEFQTNLVPYPRIHFPLVTYAPIISAEKAYHETLSVSDITNACFEPTNQMVKCDPRHGKYMACCMLYRGDVVPKDVNAAIATIKTKRTIQFVDWCPTGFKVGINYQPPTAVPGGDLAKVPRAVCMLSNTTAIAEAWARLDHKFDLMYAKRAFVHWYVGEGMEEGEFSEAREDLAALEKDYEEVATDSMDGEGEEDLDEEY from the exons ATGAGCAGAGGGAAAATCGGGAAAATCGGACCGGCTTCCCAG cgtGAGTGTATCTCCATCCACGTGGGACAGGCCGGCGTGCAGATCGGCAATGCATGCTGGGAGCTGTACTGTCTGGAACATGGTATCCAGAAGGACGGGACCATGGAGGCGGACCACAAGACGCCCAACTTCAGCGGGGACGACTCCTTCAGCACCTTCTTCAGCGAGACCGACTCCGGCAAGCACGTGCCCAGGGCGGTCTTCGTTGATCTTGAACCCACGGTTATAG ACGAGACCCGGACGGGGCAGTACCGTGCACTCTTCCACCCCGAGCAGCTCATCTCCGGTAAGGAGGACGCGGCGAACAACTACGCGCGCGGCCATTACACCATCGGCAAGGAGATCGTGGACGTGGTGGTGGAGCGGATTCGTAAACTG GCGGATCAGTGCACGGGCCTGCAGGGGTTCCTGGTGTTCCACAGCTTCGGCGGCGGGACCGGGTCAGGGTTCACCTCGCTGCTAATGGAGCGTCTGTCCGTGGACTACGGCAAGAAATCCAAGCTGGAGTTCGCCGTCTATCCCGCGCCCCAG GTGTCCACGGCTGTGGTCGAGCCCTACAACTCCATCCTGACCACCCACACCACCTTGGAGCACTCCGACTGCGCCTTCATGGTCGACAACGAGGCTATCTACGACATCTGCCGCCGAAATCTCGACATCGAGCGGCCGACCTACGTCAACCTGAACCGTCTGATCGGTCAGATCGTGTCGTCCATCACCGCCTCCTTGCGGTTTGACGGCGCACTGAACGTGGACCTGACGGAGTTCCAGACCAACCTGGTGCCGTACCCGCGCATCCACTTCCCGCTAGTGACGTACGCGCCCATCATCTCCGCAGAGAAGGCGTACCACGAGACGCTCAGCGTGTCCGACATCACCAACGCCTGCTTCGAGCCCACCAATCAGATG GTGAAATGTGACCCCCGCCACGGGAAGTACATGGCGTGCTGCATGCTGTACCGTGGGGACGTGGTGCCCAAGGACGTCAACGCCGCAATCGCAACCATCAAGACCAAGCGGACTATCCAG TTTGTAGACTGGTGCCCGACCGGTTTCAAGGTCGGCATCAACTACCAGCCTCCGACGGCCGTGCCTGGCGGAGACCTGGCCAAGGTGCCGCGGGCCGTCTGTATGCTGAGTAACACTACCGCCATCGCAGAGGCCTGGGCCAGGCTAGACCACAAGTTTGACCTGATGTACGCCAAGCGTGCCTTCGTACACTG GTATGTTGGTGAGGGTATGGAGGAGGGAGAGTTCTCCGAGGCTCGGGAGGACCTGGCAGCTCTGGAGAAGGATTACGAGGAGGTGGCGACAGACTCCATGGATGGGGAGGGCGAGGAGGATCTGGACGAGGAGTATTAG